In Candidatus Sedimenticola sp. (ex Thyasira tokunagai), the following proteins share a genomic window:
- a CDS encoding 50S ribosomal protein L25/general stress protein Ctc produces MENAFEVEAQPRTDTGKGASRRLRQAGLVPGIVYGAHQDPEMISVVHTDLLRRLDNEAFYSRILDLKIDGKSEQVILKDLQRHPARPYVVHADFLRVSATEKLKTRVPLHFIGDDLSPGLKAGGAISRHVTDVDVSCLPADLPEFIEVDVSALEIGDNILLSGLSLPSGVELVALAQEGDHDVPVVSVHVMHTGPDEEDEAVGEADVVGEAGEVDEAPAS; encoded by the coding sequence ATGGAAAATGCATTTGAAGTAGAAGCGCAGCCGCGCACTGACACAGGGAAGGGTGCGAGCCGCCGCCTGCGTCAGGCCGGTCTGGTCCCAGGTATTGTTTATGGTGCTCATCAGGATCCTGAGATGATCAGTGTGGTTCACACTGATCTGCTTCGGCGTCTGGATAATGAGGCGTTTTACTCCCGCATCCTCGACTTGAAGATTGACGGTAAGAGTGAGCAGGTCATTCTTAAGGATCTGCAGCGCCACCCTGCCAGGCCTTATGTCGTACACGCTGATTTCCTGCGTGTCAGTGCTACAGAGAAGCTCAAGACCCGTGTGCCCCTGCACTTCATAGGTGACGATCTGTCGCCTGGCTTGAAGGCTGGAGGTGCTATCTCTCGCCACGTCACTGATGTTGATGTTAGTTGCCTGCCGGCTGATCTCCCTGAGTTCATCGAGGTTGATGTGTCTGCTCTGGAGATAGGAGATAATATCCTGTTGTCCGGTCTGTCACTGCCCTCAGGTGTCGAGCTTGTTGCTCTGGCACAGGAAGGTGATCACGACGTACCTGTCGTCTCCGTCCACGTAATGCATACTGGTCCTGATGAGGAGGACGAGGCCGTGGGTGAAGCGGATGTAGTGGGTGAGGCGGGTGAAGTGGACGAAGCGCCGGCGTCCTAA
- a CDS encoding outer membrane lipoprotein-sorting protein: MMFNKKLGVKVLVCALFTAPAVSTAGVSPDLPYPTGDVTADQIIDQVYFVNHFYALKNFAITKKGRDITVLVSKAQGKKPSTNTLERYLNNNYKDDAKVRAKDLAIFRSGKLKGTGMLITDYDDDAKSQSYMIWLPALRKIRRFAQPAHDDAWGGTDFTFGDVVLRKPHNETHELLGKATFEGCLGAMDIPANQRSRYTKSLPEAACTPKGKEVYKVKSTTKFENWWYDSRISYIDTKTFADYRTEYFKGGEQVKVLDRDWKSLNMSDPRAQAWGYWYGKTTATGHETWAVIPDKVVVSNGDFKEKLWTEKTLRKIKR, translated from the coding sequence ATGATGTTTAATAAGAAGCTTGGCGTAAAGGTGTTGGTTTGTGCGCTGTTTACCGCACCTGCTGTTTCCACCGCCGGAGTCTCTCCGGATCTCCCGTACCCCACCGGTGATGTGACTGCCGACCAGATTATCGATCAGGTCTACTTTGTAAACCACTTCTACGCATTGAAAAACTTTGCGATCACCAAAAAGGGGCGTGATATCACCGTGCTGGTGAGTAAGGCCCAAGGCAAAAAGCCCTCAACCAACACGCTCGAACGTTATCTCAATAATAACTATAAGGACGATGCGAAGGTACGCGCCAAGGATCTGGCTATCTTCCGCTCCGGTAAACTGAAGGGTACCGGTATGTTGATCACCGACTATGATGATGATGCGAAGAGTCAGTCCTATATGATCTGGCTGCCCGCACTGCGCAAGATTCGTCGCTTTGCACAACCGGCTCACGACGATGCCTGGGGTGGCACCGACTTCACCTTCGGCGATGTGGTTTTGCGTAAGCCGCACAACGAGACCCATGAGTTGCTGGGTAAGGCAACCTTCGAAGGTTGCCTGGGTGCCATGGATATCCCTGCAAATCAACGTTCACGCTATACCAAGAGTCTCCCTGAAGCGGCCTGTACACCGAAGGGCAAAGAGGTCTACAAGGTCAAGAGCACAACCAAATTCGAAAACTGGTGGTATGACAGTCGTATCAGCTACATCGATACCAAGACTTTTGCCGATTACCGCACCGAGTATTTCAAAGGTGGAGAGCAGGTCAAGGTTCTGGATCGTGACTGGAAGAGCCTGAATATGAGTGATCCGCGGGCACAGGCGTGGGGCTACTGGTATGGCAAGACTACAGCCACCGGCCATGAGACCTGGGCAGTGATCCCCGATAAAGTTGTCGTTTCCAACGGCGATTTCAAAGAGAAGTTGTGGACCGAGAAGACCCTGAGAAAGATCAAGCGCTAA
- the hemA gene encoding glutamyl-tRNA reductase has translation MALLTLGLNHKTAPIDIRERLTFGPDIIVAALRNLAELPGVTETTILSTCNRTELYCNLQGAEREDVSSWLSRFHGLELETISPYLYSHTEQESVRHLLRVASGLDSMVLGEPQILGQVKQAFQTAGDAGTTGKLLGRMFQHTFSVAKQVRTDTAIGHSPVSVAFSAVSLARQIFSDLTQQTALLIGAGETIELAARHLSQHGIQRIIVANRTLERAHNLANQFGGYAIALTEIPAHLAEADIVISSTASPLPVVGKGTVESALKKRKHRPMFMVDIAVPRDIEAEVAELSDIYLYTVDDLQEVIEENMRSRQEAAEQATEIIDFHVEEFMGWLRSLDAVGTIQGYRRQSEITRDEVLERALKQLKNGKSAEEALQYLAHTLTNKLLHTPSTQIRQAGFDGHSELLDAANTLFKINE, from the coding sequence ATGGCACTGCTCACTCTCGGACTCAACCACAAAACAGCCCCCATCGATATACGTGAGCGCCTCACTTTTGGGCCTGACATCATTGTTGCCGCCCTGCGCAATCTCGCTGAGCTACCGGGAGTGACGGAAACCACCATTCTCTCCACCTGCAACAGAACAGAGCTTTACTGCAACCTACAGGGCGCGGAGCGGGAAGATGTCAGCAGTTGGCTCAGCCGGTTCCACGGGCTGGAACTCGAGACCATCTCACCCTATCTCTATTCTCACACAGAGCAGGAGTCTGTGCGCCATCTACTACGGGTTGCCAGCGGCCTCGACTCAATGGTGCTCGGTGAACCGCAAATTCTGGGACAGGTGAAACAGGCGTTCCAAACCGCCGGCGATGCCGGTACCACGGGCAAGCTGTTAGGCCGTATGTTCCAGCACACCTTCTCTGTAGCCAAGCAGGTACGAACCGATACCGCCATTGGTCACAGCCCGGTCTCCGTTGCCTTCTCCGCCGTCAGCCTGGCGCGACAGATCTTCAGCGACCTAACCCAGCAGACCGCACTGCTGATCGGTGCCGGTGAAACTATCGAGCTGGCCGCCCGCCACCTTAGCCAACACGGGATACAGCGCATCATCGTTGCCAATCGTACCCTTGAGCGTGCTCATAATCTGGCCAACCAGTTTGGCGGCTACGCCATCGCTCTCACGGAAATTCCCGCCCACCTCGCAGAGGCGGATATTGTCATCTCATCTACCGCCAGCCCGCTGCCTGTAGTAGGCAAAGGCACCGTTGAGAGTGCACTGAAAAAACGCAAGCATCGCCCGATGTTCATGGTAGACATCGCCGTTCCGAGAGATATTGAAGCTGAAGTAGCAGAGCTGAGTGACATCTATCTTTACACGGTTGACGACCTGCAGGAGGTGATCGAAGAGAACATGCGCTCCCGCCAGGAGGCAGCCGAGCAGGCAACGGAGATCATCGATTTCCATGTCGAAGAGTTTATGGGCTGGCTACGCTCACTGGACGCTGTGGGTACTATTCAGGGCTATCGCCGCCAATCGGAAATCACCCGTGATGAAGTGCTGGAGCGTGCGCTGAAGCAACTTAAGAACGGAAAAAGCGCAGAAGAGGCGCTGCAATACCTCGCACACACCCTGACCAATAAACTACTGCACACCCCAAGCACACAGATCCGTCAGGCTGGTTTTGATGGCCATTCGGAACTGCTGGATGCGGCAAACACCCTGTTCAAAATCAACGAATGA
- a CDS encoding tetratricopeptide repeat protein, translated as MQLIFKFVVVLLFIVVVVGCESMQKTPVSETADAEPAVMPFTPAPPPVEELTPQIVFDTLVGEVAAQRGDLVLAYHHQMEVAMAAGDAKSAERATRAALHMKKNELAEKAAVQWVRLAPNDISARQLLVMLLLQQDSEADVLEHLKAIVRIGQAKGDNGFLSATAVVSRDLGHGESIALMRRLVAEFPGDPWGRYALALTAMMHKDYDTAEIEAKGLLDQRPDWIKAYLVLSRIHVAREDKEAAKALLADAVGRFPEEPLLLAAYARILIDVKELESAHYHYRKLWEMEPDNETANYWLGVLSLEMERGEEARGYFEKLIALGKRSDVATYFLGRIEEDASQPDKAIDWYRKVHKGEFFHDAQIRIVRLLIESDRMKEGREWLQRLRIRMPEQAVRLYLVEAEILREQNAFAEVMALYDGALEAYADNEDLLYARALFAVTQGRVDILEADLRKVIAGNPEHADALNALGYTLADKTDRYQEALALVQQALKLKPAAPSILDSMGWVQFRLGNHSRALEYLQRAFDQLQDQEIAAHLGEVLWVMGEQERAKAVWRQILEKEPESHHILDTMRRLLP; from the coding sequence ATGCAGTTGATATTCAAATTCGTAGTGGTGTTGCTTTTTATTGTAGTTGTTGTCGGCTGCGAAAGCATGCAAAAAACGCCGGTCAGTGAGACGGCTGATGCTGAGCCGGCGGTGATGCCGTTCACTCCCGCGCCCCCGCCTGTTGAAGAGCTGACGCCACAGATTGTGTTTGACACCCTGGTGGGGGAGGTGGCGGCCCAGCGTGGAGATCTGGTTCTTGCCTACCATCATCAGATGGAAGTGGCAATGGCGGCAGGCGATGCCAAATCGGCAGAGCGTGCTACTCGGGCCGCCCTTCATATGAAAAAAAATGAACTGGCTGAAAAGGCTGCGGTGCAGTGGGTTCGGCTGGCGCCAAATGATATTTCCGCACGGCAGCTGTTGGTGATGTTGCTGCTGCAGCAAGATAGTGAAGCGGATGTGCTGGAGCATCTGAAGGCAATTGTCAGGATCGGCCAAGCCAAGGGCGATAACGGTTTTTTAAGTGCTACAGCCGTAGTCAGTCGGGATCTGGGGCATGGTGAGTCGATTGCATTGATGCGCCGATTGGTCGCTGAGTTTCCGGGTGACCCCTGGGGGCGCTACGCTCTGGCGCTGACAGCCATGATGCATAAGGATTATGACACCGCTGAGATCGAGGCGAAGGGACTGCTCGATCAGCGCCCGGATTGGATCAAAGCGTACCTGGTTTTAAGTCGTATCCATGTCGCCAGGGAAGATAAGGAGGCTGCAAAGGCGCTACTGGCCGATGCGGTCGGGCGGTTCCCTGAAGAGCCGCTGTTGCTTGCGGCTTATGCACGCATCTTGATAGATGTGAAGGAGTTGGAATCGGCACACTACCACTACCGTAAGCTGTGGGAAATGGAGCCGGATAATGAGACGGCAAACTACTGGCTGGGTGTTTTGAGCCTGGAGATGGAGCGTGGCGAAGAGGCGAGGGGCTACTTCGAGAAACTGATCGCTTTGGGAAAACGCAGTGATGTGGCTACCTATTTTCTTGGGCGAATCGAGGAAGATGCATCACAACCTGATAAGGCGATCGACTGGTATCGTAAGGTACACAAGGGTGAGTTTTTTCATGATGCCCAGATCCGGATTGTTCGCCTGCTGATCGAAAGTGACCGCATGAAAGAGGGGCGTGAGTGGCTTCAGCGGTTGCGGATCCGCATGCCGGAGCAGGCGGTTCGCCTCTATCTGGTAGAGGCGGAAATTCTGCGTGAGCAGAATGCATTTGCCGAGGTGATGGCGCTCTATGATGGAGCGCTGGAGGCGTATGCGGACAATGAGGACCTACTTTATGCCCGGGCGCTTTTCGCCGTCACCCAAGGGCGAGTCGATATCCTTGAGGCTGATCTTAGAAAGGTCATTGCCGGCAATCCGGAGCATGCCGATGCTCTTAACGCCTTGGGCTACACCCTGGCTGACAAGACCGATAGGTATCAGGAGGCTTTGGCGCTGGTTCAGCAGGCGCTTAAGCTGAAGCCCGCCGCCCCCTCCATTCTCGATAGCATGGGGTGGGTGCAGTTTCGACTGGGCAATCACAGCCGGGCGTTAGAGTACCTCCAGCGCGCCTTCGATCAGCTGCAGGATCAGGAGATAGCCGCCCACCTGGGAGAAGTGCTTTGGGTGATGGGAGAGCAGGAGAGAGCCAAGGCGGTGTGGCGGCAGATACTCGAGAAAGAGCCTGAGAGCCACCATATTCTGGATACAATGCGCCGTCTGCTGCCATGA
- a CDS encoding RNA polymerase-associated protein rapA, protein MFKRTHLSLAVAALLVLPVAAMAEIEVSGYVKNETSAFTSSGQMTGQGTTRTDTTTANDAGDLMKFENSVRLFVNGDVGEESSFHADINMIYDSKGVNSDYKGHRNYTQNDWIRELYVDTTAGDWDFRIGKQQEVWGTADGIKLLDIINPTDFRELNQNTMEDARIPVFMVKGESDVGENGNVQFVISQAEENKIAGLNANGDSGHAFIMKGVDSITGQVNGFLNVAPELATVSGAFFAAYGSGPVLNSVVNMTVQNYVDGAGGGSAANLFGVVSATGAVTNLMDGTSWDQSDPNSAFEYMSNASFSTFDTFVGATSTYRVDRPDDPVNLGLRFRNSTDSGLNYSLNYLYAYDSNPSVGIHWENSSGEKLSVVKSVTSGITTVDLQDSSSNTYGGVAGLAPILVFEEKHYRSHYLGTSFDTAVETKALGPVVLRGEFLYQNDARVPVVNRTNLGHGDLVGGLTVEKADMFKYVLGADIMVGTNLMISGQFIQAINLDFVDDRSGCTEVNCGSYTGDAATLHLTNGLQKGEEIDNFLSLFFSKPFGESQLGRWNNITIYEEGGGWWNRFDVEYSFSDQLVGTAELNTYWGDENTTFGQFEESSNIQLGIKYLFD, encoded by the coding sequence ATGTTTAAAAGAACCCACCTTTCCCTCGCTGTGGCGGCTTTACTGGTTTTGCCTGTCGCTGCAATGGCTGAGATCGAAGTCTCCGGCTACGTAAAAAATGAAACTTCAGCATTTACCAGTAGTGGTCAAATGACTGGTCAAGGCACAACGAGAACTGATACGACTACAGCGAACGATGCCGGCGACTTGATGAAGTTCGAAAACTCAGTTCGTCTATTCGTGAATGGCGATGTGGGCGAAGAGTCGTCCTTTCATGCCGACATCAACATGATTTACGATAGCAAAGGCGTGAATTCAGATTATAAGGGCCATAGGAATTACACCCAGAATGATTGGATTCGAGAGCTCTATGTGGACACGACTGCTGGTGACTGGGATTTCCGTATCGGTAAGCAGCAGGAAGTATGGGGTACAGCAGACGGTATCAAGTTGCTGGATATCATCAACCCTACTGATTTCCGTGAACTCAATCAGAACACCATGGAAGATGCTCGAATCCCGGTCTTTATGGTTAAGGGTGAAAGTGATGTAGGAGAGAACGGCAACGTTCAGTTCGTCATATCCCAAGCAGAAGAGAACAAGATTGCAGGCTTGAATGCTAACGGCGACAGTGGCCATGCGTTCATTATGAAGGGTGTGGACTCCATTACCGGTCAAGTCAATGGTTTTCTGAATGTTGCACCAGAGCTAGCTACCGTTTCCGGTGCTTTTTTTGCCGCCTATGGCAGTGGCCCCGTCCTTAACAGCGTAGTAAATATGACGGTACAAAACTATGTTGACGGTGCAGGGGGTGGGTCGGCAGCTAATTTATTCGGCGTTGTAAGCGCAACAGGTGCAGTCACAAACCTAATGGATGGTACCAGTTGGGATCAGAGCGATCCAAACTCAGCCTTTGAGTACATGAGCAATGCATCATTCTCCACCTTCGACACCTTTGTTGGAGCCACCTCCACCTACAGAGTTGACCGACCTGATGACCCAGTGAATCTCGGACTTCGCTTTCGAAACAGCACTGATTCGGGGCTCAACTACTCCCTTAACTACCTCTATGCCTACGATTCTAACCCATCTGTCGGCATTCACTGGGAAAACAGCTCTGGAGAAAAGCTTAGTGTAGTTAAGAGCGTTACGAGTGGTATTACCACCGTCGATTTGCAGGACAGCTCTTCCAACACCTACGGTGGCGTCGCAGGCCTTGCGCCAATCCTGGTATTTGAGGAAAAGCACTATCGTAGCCACTATCTCGGTACCTCATTCGACACGGCTGTCGAAACTAAGGCGCTGGGACCAGTCGTCCTGCGTGGCGAGTTCCTCTACCAAAATGATGCTCGAGTCCCGGTCGTCAATCGTACCAATCTGGGGCATGGCGATCTCGTCGGAGGCCTGACCGTCGAAAAGGCCGACATGTTCAAGTATGTCCTTGGAGCGGACATTATGGTGGGAACAAACCTCATGATAAGCGGCCAGTTCATTCAGGCTATCAACCTTGATTTCGTCGATGACCGAAGCGGTTGCACTGAGGTGAACTGTGGTAGTTATACTGGTGATGCAGCGACACTCCATCTGACCAACGGCCTGCAGAAGGGTGAGGAGATCGATAATTTCTTGTCCCTATTCTTCTCCAAGCCCTTCGGTGAATCTCAGCTGGGTCGTTGGAACAATATCACTATCTATGAAGAGGGCGGTGGCTGGTGGAACCGTTTCGATGTGGAGTACTCCTTCAGTGACCAGTTGGTGGGTACGGCGGAGCTGAATACCTACTGGGGTGATGAGAACACCACTTTCGGTCAGTTCGAAGAGTCCTCCAATATTCAGCTTGGCATCAAGTATCTCTTTGATTAA
- the pth gene encoding aminoacyl-tRNA hydrolase produces the protein MSSPIRLIVGLGNPGAEYIDTRHNAGFWFIDQLARRHGGTFKAESKFHGHCCRIRAGRHECWLLKPTTFMNRSGQSVSSLANYFKIPLEEILVAHDELDMAPGVIRLKQGGGHAGHNGLRDIMSAMGGRDFWRLRIGIDHPGNAKQVVNYVLGRPSRDDADAIAGAIDEAESAVADLLNGEFQRVMHRLHSGR, from the coding sequence ATGTCATCTCCAATTCGTCTTATCGTTGGCCTGGGCAATCCGGGTGCAGAGTATATCGATACACGCCACAATGCAGGCTTCTGGTTTATTGACCAGCTGGCACGGCGGCATGGTGGTACCTTCAAGGCGGAATCCAAGTTTCATGGGCACTGCTGTCGTATTCGTGCCGGCAGACATGAGTGTTGGCTGCTGAAGCCGACCACCTTTATGAATCGCAGTGGACAGTCAGTCTCCAGCCTCGCCAACTATTTCAAAATCCCGCTGGAGGAGATCCTGGTGGCTCATGATGAGCTGGATATGGCGCCCGGTGTCATTCGTCTGAAACAGGGTGGAGGGCATGCGGGTCATAATGGTCTGCGTGACATCATGAGTGCCATGGGCGGAAGGGACTTCTGGCGTCTGCGTATTGGTATCGACCACCCGGGAAACGCCAAGCAGGTCGTGAACTATGTCCTTGGGCGGCCGAGCCGCGACGATGCGGATGCGATTGCCGGTGCAATCGATGAAGCGGAGTCCGCTGTTGCTGATCTCCTTAATGGTGAATTTCAGCGGGTGATGCACCGGTTGCACTCGGGGCGATAG
- the ispE gene encoding 4-(cytidine 5'-diphospho)-2-C-methyl-D-erythritol kinase, translating to MSGMDSTDWPAPAKLNLMLRIVGQRDDGYHLLQTVFQFLDKGDRLGFRLRDDGKIVRLREVHGVAANDDLVVRAARLLQEHAGVGYGVDILLDKRLPMGGGLGGGSSDAATTLVALNHLWKVGLDFSQLTELGLSLGADVPVFIHGEAAWGEGVGERLQTLVLPEPWYLVIIPPCHVSTADVFTDPQLTRDSPRMKIADFLAGSARNDCLDVVVKNYPEVAAALEWLGQYAEARLTGTGACIFAAFESEASAQSLLERLPAGNQGFVARGVNHSPLKGCLESRVAAGG from the coding sequence ATGAGTGGTATGGATAGTACCGATTGGCCGGCACCGGCAAAACTGAACCTGATGTTGCGGATCGTGGGGCAACGTGACGATGGTTACCACCTGTTGCAGACCGTATTTCAGTTCCTCGATAAGGGAGACAGGCTGGGATTTCGTTTGCGTGATGATGGGAAAATTGTTCGCCTGAGAGAGGTTCATGGTGTAGCGGCAAACGATGACCTGGTGGTGCGGGCGGCGCGGCTGCTCCAGGAGCATGCCGGCGTCGGATATGGCGTCGATATCCTGCTGGACAAACGACTCCCCATGGGGGGTGGGCTTGGTGGTGGCAGTTCTGATGCCGCCACCACCCTGGTTGCACTGAATCATTTGTGGAAAGTGGGTCTGGATTTTAGCCAACTCACAGAGTTGGGGCTCTCTCTGGGGGCGGACGTCCCTGTATTCATCCACGGTGAGGCCGCCTGGGGTGAGGGGGTGGGGGAGCGGTTGCAGACTCTTGTTCTGCCTGAACCCTGGTATTTGGTGATTATTCCACCCTGCCACGTCTCTACTGCAGATGTTTTTACAGATCCGCAATTGACACGAGACTCGCCACGGATGAAAATAGCCGACTTTCTTGCCGGAAGTGCCCGCAACGACTGCCTTGATGTGGTGGTTAAAAACTACCCTGAGGTGGCGGCTGCGCTGGAGTGGCTTGGGCAGTATGCCGAGGCTCGGCTGACGGGAACAGGGGCTTGTATTTTTGCCGCCTTTGAGTCAGAAGCCAGTGCGCAATCTCTGTTAGAGCGGTTGCCGGCCGGCAATCAGGGTTTTGTCGCCCGGGGTGTCAACCACTCCCCGCTCAAGGGTTGTCTGGAGTCCAGAGTGGCTGCCGGCGGCTAG
- a CDS encoding ribose-phosphate diphosphokinase: MSASGMMVFSGNANPELVAEIIGRLNLPLGRAVVGSFSDGEVMAEIQESVRGRDVYVIQSTSQPTNDNLMELLVLMDALRWSSAGRITAVIPYFGYARQDRRPRSARVPITARLVAKQLAAAGADRVVTVDLHADQIQGFFDTPVDNVYALPILLGDVWRQKYSNLMVVSPDVGGVVRARALAKQLDDADLAIIDKRRPKENVSQVMNIIGDVEGRTCVLIDDMVDTAGTLCKAAQALKEHGAECVVAYCTHPVLSGPAVENINSSVLDELVVSNTIALHSEAQMCDKIRQISIAELLAETMRRIANDESVSSLFME; the protein is encoded by the coding sequence GTGTCAGCCAGCGGAATGATGGTATTTTCGGGTAATGCCAACCCAGAACTAGTGGCGGAGATTATCGGCCGCTTGAATCTGCCTCTGGGGCGGGCGGTCGTTGGTAGTTTCAGCGACGGTGAAGTGATGGCCGAAATACAGGAGAGTGTCAGGGGGCGGGATGTCTACGTTATCCAGTCGACCTCACAGCCGACCAATGACAACCTGATGGAGCTGCTGGTACTGATGGACGCCCTGCGCTGGAGTTCGGCAGGTCGTATCACGGCGGTCATACCCTACTTCGGTTATGCGCGTCAGGACCGGCGGCCGCGCTCAGCTCGAGTGCCGATCACCGCTCGTTTGGTGGCAAAGCAGCTGGCGGCCGCAGGGGCGGACCGCGTGGTGACGGTGGATCTCCATGCAGATCAGATCCAGGGTTTTTTCGATACTCCGGTAGATAATGTCTACGCCCTACCGATCCTGCTTGGAGACGTCTGGCGGCAGAAATATTCAAACCTGATGGTGGTTTCGCCCGATGTAGGTGGCGTGGTCCGCGCCAGAGCGCTGGCAAAACAGCTGGATGACGCAGATCTAGCGATTATCGACAAGCGCCGACCAAAGGAGAATGTCTCCCAGGTGATGAACATCATTGGTGATGTTGAGGGGCGCACCTGTGTGCTGATTGACGATATGGTCGACACGGCGGGCACCCTCTGTAAGGCGGCTCAGGCACTGAAAGAACACGGTGCTGAATGCGTGGTGGCCTACTGTACCCATCCGGTGCTTTCCGGCCCTGCGGTCGAAAACATCAATAGTTCCGTGTTGGATGAGCTGGTGGTTTCCAATACCATTGCGCTCCATTCTGAGGCGCAGATGTGCGATAAGATTCGCCAGATCAGCATTGCTGAACTGTTGGCCGAGACCATGCGGCGTATCGCTAACGACGAGTCAGTCAGCTCGCTGTTTATGGAGTGA